ATCTTTTGATTGTATCTGGAATACGTGTTTTTGTTAATAGCCTTAGTTTCTAAGATATTAAAGGACCTATTGTATCATTAATAATTTCTAGTAACTAAAGTAACTCGAAAGCGGTGGGAACTTTCTGCTGAcagaataatatttttttgaccTGTAGATATCTGACAATATGATGGACGCTAATGTGTAATTTGTTGTAAAACCCACTAATATTTACTACTAGAATTTGTTTGTATATTGTAGAAAAATTGTAGACTTTGGAGTTTCTTAGGCCCATTACAGTTTGAATTGAAATTCAAAGCGAATAGTTGTTTTCTTCAGCCCAATGTGACAAAATTGCATGTCTTGTTTCATATCTTGCTAAAAGTTGTGAACTGCTGTTTATATAAACCTTCATCCAAAGTTACCAACTTTAaactaaataaaaatggacATTTCAGAGCATATTATCCTGAAATAATCATATCATCTGATACGTATAATTTTGACTAGTCTCTCGTTAACCATCGAAGGAAAATGCTAGATTGTCAATTCTCGATGATATAGTACCATCCACACTGTTTGAGTAGCAATGTTGGATTCCCAGCAAGTGATTCAGATATAACATTTGATAAACAGCAAAGTCACTAGCGAGATTCGCTTCTATTGCAAGCAATTCGGTAAAATTTTAACGTTATTCAGGGGCCTGTCAAGCTGAATTGATTACCAATGTTAAGTGTTAGAGGTCTTGCAACTGCTGCGAAGGCCACGGGAAGTCCTGCTGTTAAGGTTGGTTTGATACTTTCAAGAGTCCCATTGGTTAGTCCTGAGAAATCAGAACTTGAAAGTAGTTATTACAAATACATGTCTGAGTTGGAAAGAAGATTGATGTGGACATTCCCTGCATACTTCTACTTCAAGAAAGGTACATTGTCAGAACATAGATTCTATGCAGCACAAAAAGGACCTATTAGTAAACAAGAGGGTGTATGGTTTCCTAAAGGTGTGCCTGATATAAAGCATGGTAGAGAGAGGTCGCAAAAGCAGACCATAAATCTTCCCAAATCAAAGCAACAAGAAGGACAAGCATCCGATGATATATCCAGACCTATTATAGCAAACAGTATTGTCACAGAAGCTGATAAGAATAATGATTTAACCAGCCTCGAGAGATCACTGAGAAGAACtttgtatttattaattaagGATAAGAAAGGCATTTGGAAGTTCCCAAATTTTGACATTGGTGAGGAAAAATCATTGCATAGAGCTGCAGAAAAGGGTATAAGAGAGATCGGTGGTGAAAATATGAATACTTGGACAGTATCTAGGACACCAGCCGCAGTTCTGAAGGATGACCCAAAAAGCTCACAATTCTTAATCAAATCACACATCTTAATGGGTAGATTTGATATACAGGATAAAAGAATACTATCTGATTTTGCATGGCTAtcaaaagatgaaattaaaGGTAAGGTTGAAAAAAACTATTACGAGAAAATCAGTTTCCTACTGTCTGATATCTAAAATTATACATGGCATTGTCATTGTTGAATcttgttttattttgaagCTTAACAGATTAATCAGAAGCACTGTAAATAAGATTGTTTTGGGTTTTCACTGACCTTCTTCTCAATGGGCGAAAATAATTCGATGATGGTATTGTTTTTAACTAATTCATAAAACTGTAAATACATAACTAAAGTAATTTCAAGTATATTCTATTAACGTCTCTTCGATGCCAGGAACCTACTCTTACGGTTAGGACGTGTAGATCTCGGCCCTTGACTCTTCTCTCTATCGGTATTACTTTTCTTGCTACTTTTCTTCGATATTCCTTTGCTGTGACCTTTAGAATCTCCATTTTTTCTGGATTCTGTGGATAAAACTGATAGTAATGACAATTTACCTGACCCATAGAAATGTTTCTCCAGAGTGTCATTCTTACCagataaaataaacatAGTCTTATCTGGGAAAAATCTTAGTAGTGGTTCTGAATTAGAGCCGGATAAAGATGATTCATATATTATCTTTCCAGTCGTTACATCACAAAAGCATACCCTCTCATCTTCTAGACATAAACCTAACATTTTCCCTAAATGGCAGATATCcattgataaaatattagattCTAACCCAGATATCTCTTTAATGCATATGAGAGTTCGAAGCTCCCATATTGAGCAGGAGCCATCTTTGCTAccagaaaataaatatctGCCCAATGGATCTATTTTTAAACATGTAACTGAAAACCTATGTGCTGTTACTTCTAGTACCTTGAacatttcattattttctttatttatGCTCATAGCTATAATACTGCCATTTTTAGTTCCAaggaaaatattagaaCCTGAACTGTCCCATGTTACAGAATATAGTGTATCACTGCTCATAATggatttcaattttatagTATGTAACAGCCTATAGTCATCTTTTGCGCTGAATAAGTAAATTGAGTCTGATTTGGTAATTGCAAGTATATATTCGCCAGTGGGATCAAATAAAGCGTTATTAAGCTTAGTTTTATGATCGACCGAGATGCTCCTCACTTTGGATGCCTTTAAATTCAATTCGTCGTATTCCCATATATCTAGTTCATCAGAATTGCAAGAAGTAATCAATTGTGTTATTTCATTAGGATTCCATGAGATTGAAGTTACTAATTTATCGGTTCCACATGCATCTTTAATATGTATCATCTTTCCTGGAATAAAAGTGGCTTGAATAGATGGCCAAATAGTAATAGAACCATCAATTCTACTGTATGCTAACGAGTGACCAGCCGGGTGGAATTCAAAGGCCAGTATTTCATTAGGTGTTAACGAGTTTTTAAACCGTGATTGGATTCTGGTGATGACATGATTGTAGCGATCATCTTCTATAGCATTAATGTGTTCATTCTCGAAAGCACTTTGTAAAAACTTGACGGCGACATTCTCAACTACATTAACGTACTCGTGACTCTTGCTGGAAATGTTGTTGAATGAATCAATTGCTGTTGCTGGCATGGTTCAAAAAGCTGGACTATTTAGACTTCACTAAAACGAACTCTATTATAATTTGGCGGTTTTGTCAATCTTAACCATAAATACGGGTAGTGGCTGATATATGAGTTCAAATAAATTAGTATTGGGCTTGTAGATGCTGATCAATGGTGGTTTATAAATGATGAATCACTTATATGGTACTTTTTAAGCATTTTTCAATCAATGccattttttcaatagGAATATTCccaatttttcatattttacGTTTTGGTCTCATAAAGGAAGCAGAACTACACAAAGAGGAACCATTTGAgatatctttgaaatgaGTAAAGATGAAGAGCGACTACTGAAAGTGCTAGCAATTTGCCAGGATATCAAAGAGCTACGATGCACTACAGATCCTAGAAAGGGGGCAGTACAAGCAATTGAGAAGACTTTGCAGTTACTGTATTGCATGCGTGTATAATAAATTGTTTCCTTGAGTGCAGTAGAGTGGTATAGTGGGTTCGCGGTTGTTAATAGTGGCTATGGAGGACAGCATCGATTTACAGCGCGAGTCCCTTAACAAGCTGATACCAGAGTCTGGTAGCGATGATACTAGTAGTAGTGATGAGGTTAACGGATTGCCAACGAGTAGCGATGGTGCTGACGACGTTAGCTTGATTAACAGCGAAGATTTGAATAGTTCGTTATTGAAGAGCGACCCTGGAGGTACTAATAAATCAGATCAAACCAAGAATGATGAGACTGATTCGAACGATGATCAACGAATAGTTTTATCGGGTGGAGTtgaattggaagaagtacAAGAAACTGTAAAAGTATACAATAACGTAAAACAGGCATTGCTAGAAGTGGAAACAACAGATGAGTCTCAGTTAATATtagataaaattaaaagagATAGTCAGTATTCTAGTGACACAGAGTGTGAAAGTCGAGATGCGGATAGTGAATTAGAAGATATTCAATTAGAGTTCCGAAGTAAATATCCACAGTTACAAATCCCATatagcgatgagctttgtGTAAAGATCATACCTTACTTGGATATTGTTTATGACATTCTGAGTGGGGTTGTTACTTCAATGTACTATACTAGAGCTAAGAGAGCAGCCATGGATTCCAAAAAGGCATTTTTATCAGCAGAGGATTTTCGAAACTTGGACATCAATTTATTTACTGCCGGATATTTTGGTCTCCGAAGACAATTGAAAGTTggtaatattatttatgaaAAGTTTAGGGATGAACTTGCTCGTTCTAAATCTCCTAAGATACAATGGTGGGGCCCCATTGACTTTGCCAATTACGTCTTGGCACCAGAAGTATTAGTTAGCTTTGTGCTTGATACATGCCAGAATAAAAGGTCTGTGCAGCTGACCTCGAGGCAAGATGTTTATGAATTATTCGACAATACGACTTATTATGGCAACACAGTGACAGACAATGAACCTTTAGAGTCCTGGGAATTATcaaggaaaaaaagaaaatatggACCTACTAATAATCAAAAAACTCACAAAACtaggaagaagaagtcatGATCCgttttatatttatctGTTGTCATCCTCCAACAATATTAGAACTCCATCTAATGAAAGTAAGACTACCTAGATGCTTTTGTTTGTAACAATTGTATTATAATTACAGTGTAACTGTAATTTTGCGTAAAAAGGAGAGAGGACTACATAGGTGGTGGTAGTTCCTATACTTATCAGGATGCAGGAGGATGTATTTCAGCGGCAGAAAGTACGAATTGAAATTGTATCAGTATATACGAGATTGTCAGGCTTGAAAGTGTGAACATTCGCCGTCTCTAGAgactgaaatttttcatcttttgcTGCGAGATGGCAACGACGATGAGCATAGCAGCAGAGGATGTGCAATAGTAGAGACAGACCTCATCCATTAGCCGATGTTCGGGATCAGCATAGTGGTTAGCATTGGAGTGGGCGGCTAGGTGTAGAACAGTTGTATTTGATTCATCATAGATTTGAAATAGTTGTGCGTCTGATTTCACTTTGTCAGCGTTTTACATTTCTTTCTAGCAATTTTGTTCAGAAAAGATAACCTGGATTTTGCAAAAGATTGCCatttaatttcaaaaactacAAAGGATGTCTCAAAAAGCTTGTTACGTTTGCGGTAAGATCGGCCATTTAGCTGATGACTGTGATTCTGAAAGACTATGTTACAACTGTAACCAACCAGGCCATGTTCAATCCGAATGTACAATGCCAAGAACTGTTGAACACAAGCAATGCTACAACTGTGGTGAAACCGGCCATGTCAAGAGTGAGTGTTCCATTCAACGTTGTTTCAACTGTAATCAAACTGGCCATGTCTCAAGAGAGTGTCCTGAACCAAGAAAGGGTAGATTTGGTGCTGCCAGCAAGAACGTTTCTTGTTACAAGTGTGGTGGTCCTAACCATGTTGCCAGAGACTGTATGCAAACTGACACCAAGTGTTACTCATGTGGTAGATTCGGTCACGTTTCCAGGGATTGTCCAAATGGCCCAAATGAGAAGGTTTGTTATAACTGTAACGAAACTGGTCACATCTCTAGAGACTGCCCAGTTTTGTAATCTTCCTAACCAATTACGTTATTATTAATCAGAAAGAAGAGacaatatttttatttttaactaGTGAGCTATGAAGATGTCATTACGATCTGCAATTATCCATTATTTAATTAACATTTTGTGACTCAGTGTTCTGGAAAACAAGGATTTGTCACAATTCGGCATATAAAAGATAGTAAAGaatcaatttgaaaagttaTATGTTAATGCGTCTTCtgtgtattatatattagatATTTGGAGATTGATATTTTATCTCGAGCATGACTAAAAATCTGCCATTAGCTATTTACTTAACCCTATTAATGAATATCCGTTACTTTTTTATGCGCATTTcaaaaaagttgaaaaaaaactgaTATAGCTGAATTTCACACAATAAAAGTTAATAATGTCCTATCCATATCGTTATCTCAATCAAAGAGAGGTAAATACTTAGGTTAAGGTCGCAGATCTGTACAATTCATTTGCCAATTTAATACTTTGGATACACTCTCTGACATTGTGCACTCTAATAATATCCGCATCAAATCCTACACATGTAGCTGCTATAGAACTGGTGGCTGAGTCTCTTTTAGATGgatcatcttcttttgttatAGTACccaagaatttttttctggAAGGGCCGACTAACACTGGAatatttctgaaattaACCGATAGATTGTCTTGTACATAACtgtaattttttaaaaggGAAGTTTGTTTAATTATCTGCAAATTCTGTTTGGCATTTTTGGCAAATCCAATACCAGGATCCAAAATTAATTGGG
The Nakaseomyces glabratus chromosome J, complete sequence genome window above contains:
- the MRPL17 gene encoding mitochondrial 54S ribosomal protein mL46 (CAGL0J07832g~Ortholog(s) have structural constituent of ribosome activity and mitochondrial large ribosomal subunit localization), with product MLSVRGLATAAKATGSPAVKVGLILSRVPLVSPEKSELESSYYKYMSELERRLMWTFPAYFYFKKGTLSEHRFYAAQKGPISKQEGVWFPKGVPDIKHGRERSQKQTINLPKSKQQEGQASDDISRPIIANSIVTEADKNNDLTSLERSLRRTLYLLIKDKKGIWKFPNFDIGEEKSLHRAAEKGIREIGGENMNTWTVSRTPAAVLKDDPKSSQFLIKSHILMGRFDIQDKRILSDFAWLSKDEIKGKVEKNYYEKISFLLSDI
- the TEX1 gene encoding Tex1p (CAGL0J07854g~Ortholog(s) have mRNA binding activity and transcription export complex localization); this encodes MPATAIDSFNNISSKSHEYVNVVENVAVKFLQSAFENEHINAIEDDRYNHVITRIQSRFKNSLTPNEILAFEFHPAGHSLAYSRIDGSITIWPSIQATFIPGKMIHIKDACGTDKLVTSISWNPNEITQLITSCNSDELDIWEYDELNLKASKVRSISVDHKTKLNNALFDPTGEYILAITKSDSIYLFSAKDDYRLLHTIKLKSIMSSDTLYSVTWDSSGSNIFLGTKNGSIIAMSINKENNEMFKVLEVTAHRFSVTCLKIDPLGRYLFSGSKDGSCSIWELRTLICIKEISGLESNILSMDICHLGKMLGLCLEDERVCFCDVTTGKIIYESSLSGSNSEPLLRFFPDKTMFILSGKNDTLEKHFYGSGKLSLLSVLSTESRKNGDSKGHSKGISKKSSKKSNTDREKSQGPRSTRPNRKSRFLASKRR
- the RTC4 gene encoding Rtc4p (CAGL0J07876g~Ortholog(s) have cytoplasm, nucleus localization), with the protein product MEDSIDLQRESLNKLIPESGSDDTSSSDEVNGLPTSSDGADDVSLINSEDLNSSLLKSDPGGTNKSDQTKNDETDSNDDQRIVLSGGVELEEVQETVKVYNNVKQALLEVETTDESQLILDKIKRDSQYSSDTECESRDADSELEDIQLEFRSKYPQLQIPYSDELCVKIIPYLDIVYDILSGVVTSMYYTRAKRAAMDSKKAFLSAEDFRNLDINLFTAGYFGLRRQLKVGNIIYEKFRDELARSKSPKIQWWGPIDFANYVLAPEVLVSFVLDTCQNKRSVQLTSRQDVYELFDNTTYYGNTVTDNEPLESWELSRKKRKYGPTNNQKTHKTRKKKS
- the GIS2 gene encoding mRNA-binding translational activator GIS2 (CAGL0J07898g~Ortholog(s) have mRNA binding, single-stranded DNA binding, translation regulator activity), with protein sequence MSQKACYVCGKIGHLADDCDSERLCYNCNQPGHVQSECTMPRTVEHKQCYNCGETGHVKSECSIQRCFNCNQTGHVSRECPEPRKGRFGAASKNVSCYKCGGPNHVARDCMQTDTKCYSCGRFGHVSRDCPNGPNEKVCYNCNETGHISRDCPVL